One genomic segment of Paenibacillus xylanexedens includes these proteins:
- a CDS encoding N-6 DNA methylase → MIGAIIGDIVGSRFEWDNHRSKNFDFLTYKCFFTDDSIVSLAICEALMICKRDFSDLSDQVVKSMQVIGRAYPSKGYGGMLRKWMYSDSPEPYNSFGNGAAMRVSACGYVAYTIEEAKLLSHKVTAVTHNHPEGIKGAEAIAVAVFLARIGKNILEIRDYIDKHYYPMNFTLEGIRETYQFNETCQETVPQALVAFFESFNFEDAIRNAVSIGGDSDTLAAITGSVAEAYYGVSTHIRKHALTFLDERLLKILLKFENIYPAKMEKIQSSGSVSIIEESVGAKIKTGGREEMIHSAMDAADKALKNSNSETEETSSQTLYSHLFKACNILRGPINQDEFKSYVTPILFFKRLSDVYDEETQAALEESGGDEEFASFPENHRFIIPDGCHWQDVREVSENIGVAIVKAMNGIERANPDTLDGVFSSFDDANWTDKTKLSDERLKDLVEHMSKIKVGNSNYSADVMGDSYEYLIKKFADLSKKNAGEFFTPRSIVKLLVILLAPRVGESVYDPAAGTGGMLIEAIHYMKGDKLTYGRIYGQEKNLATSAIARMNLFLHGAHDFKVSQGDTLRMPNYVEGGKLKTFDCVIANPPFSLKNWGAEQFSSDRYGRNLWGCPTDSNGDFAWLQHMVKSMDRDKGRCAVVLSQGVLFRGGKEGEIRKELVESDKLECIITLAGGVFYSTSVSACILLLNNKKPKKHEGRICMIDASNIYTPQRAQNIMTENDIRRVFDYFIDYENVIEHVKIVNVDDIRGKDYTLAINNYIEKKEQETVSPSHVRREYYEAFDEMIEAEEKMMKLLLVGGYVNE, encoded by the coding sequence ATGATTGGGGCTATTATTGGCGATATTGTCGGTTCCAGATTTGAATGGGATAATCATCGCTCTAAAAATTTTGATTTTTTAACATATAAGTGTTTTTTCACTGATGACTCGATAGTGTCATTAGCGATATGTGAAGCACTTATGATCTGTAAACGTGACTTTAGTGACTTGAGCGATCAAGTTGTTAAATCCATGCAAGTTATTGGAAGAGCCTATCCAAGCAAAGGGTATGGAGGAATGCTCCGAAAATGGATGTATAGTGATTCTCCTGAACCATACAACAGTTTTGGTAACGGTGCAGCAATGAGAGTTAGCGCTTGTGGCTATGTAGCTTACACCATTGAAGAAGCTAAATTACTATCGCACAAGGTGACAGCTGTAACACATAATCATCCTGAGGGGATAAAAGGTGCGGAGGCTATTGCTGTTGCAGTCTTTCTGGCTCGTATCGGGAAAAATATCTTAGAAATACGCGATTACATTGATAAGCACTACTACCCTATGAATTTCACGCTTGAGGGGATTAGGGAAACATACCAGTTTAATGAGACATGCCAAGAAACAGTGCCGCAAGCACTTGTTGCATTTTTTGAGTCATTCAATTTTGAAGACGCAATCCGGAACGCTGTTTCTATTGGTGGCGATAGTGATACATTGGCTGCAATTACTGGGAGTGTGGCAGAAGCCTACTACGGGGTGTCGACACATATCAGAAAGCACGCACTGACATTTCTTGATGAGCGGCTCCTGAAGATACTGCTTAAGTTTGAAAACATATATCCCGCAAAGATGGAAAAGATACAGTCTTCAGGGAGCGTCAGCATTATAGAAGAGTCTGTAGGAGCCAAAATAAAAACGGGAGGTAGAGAAGAAATGATCCATTCAGCAATGGATGCTGCTGATAAAGCACTAAAAAACAGTAATTCAGAGACTGAGGAAACATCAAGTCAAACACTCTATTCTCACCTTTTTAAAGCCTGCAATATATTGCGCGGCCCAATTAATCAGGATGAGTTTAAAAGCTATGTAACCCCAATTCTATTTTTCAAGCGACTATCTGACGTTTATGATGAGGAAACACAAGCTGCGCTAGAAGAATCTGGTGGTGATGAAGAATTTGCTAGTTTCCCTGAAAACCATCGTTTCATCATTCCCGATGGCTGCCATTGGCAGGATGTTCGTGAAGTAAGTGAAAATATTGGAGTAGCAATAGTCAAGGCCATGAACGGAATTGAACGTGCCAACCCCGATACTCTTGACGGTGTTTTTAGCAGCTTTGATGATGCAAATTGGACAGACAAAACAAAGTTATCAGATGAACGATTAAAAGATCTTGTAGAACATATGTCAAAAATAAAAGTAGGAAATAGTAACTATTCTGCTGATGTTATGGGAGACAGTTATGAATACTTAATTAAAAAGTTCGCGGACTTATCAAAGAAGAACGCAGGAGAATTTTTTACCCCGCGCTCAATTGTAAAACTTCTGGTTATACTCTTGGCACCACGAGTTGGTGAGTCCGTATACGATCCTGCAGCTGGTACCGGTGGGATGCTTATTGAAGCTATCCATTATATGAAGGGTGATAAACTGACTTATGGTCGTATCTATGGTCAAGAGAAGAACCTCGCAACTTCTGCAATTGCCAGAATGAATCTGTTCCTTCATGGGGCGCATGATTTCAAGGTATCTCAAGGCGATACGTTGCGAATGCCAAATTATGTGGAAGGCGGTAAGCTAAAAACCTTCGATTGTGTCATTGCGAATCCGCCATTTTCCTTGAAGAATTGGGGTGCTGAACAGTTTAGTTCTGACAGATATGGTCGCAATTTATGGGGATGCCCTACGGACTCTAATGGAGACTTTGCTTGGTTGCAGCACATGGTTAAATCCATGGATCGCGATAAGGGACGATGTGCTGTTGTACTTTCTCAAGGTGTATTGTTCCGTGGCGGTAAAGAAGGCGAGATTCGAAAAGAACTTGTTGAATCCGATAAGTTGGAATGCATTATTACGTTAGCAGGTGGCGTTTTTTACTCAACGAGTGTCTCTGCCTGTATCCTGCTTCTGAATAATAAAAAGCCGAAGAAGCATGAAGGACGTATATGCATGATTGACGCTTCAAATATCTATACTCCTCAGCGAGCACAGAACATCATGACGGAGAATGACATTCGTAGAGTGTTTGATTATTTCATTGATTATGAGAATGTAATTGAACATGTAAAGATCGTCAATGTAGATGATATTCGCGGTAAGGACTACACGTTGGCAATTAACAATTATATTGAAAAGAAAGAACAAGAAACTGTGTCGCCTTCACATGTTCGCAGGGAGTATTATGAAGCTTTTGACGAGATGATTGAAGCTGAAGAAAAAATGATGAAATTACTCCTGGTAGGGGGATATGTCAATGAGTAA
- the rlmD gene encoding 23S rRNA (uracil(1939)-C(5))-methyltransferase RlmD: MSNTNRSGRGKNRRNSAASQGQGNASASRQPSQSSRPSPRQQGKEVRPQGASLSAVRPKGRARESAPIEGLPVSKNEETVIDIIGMNHDGEGVGRANGYTLFVQGALPGETVRVRVLKTKKQYGYAKMLEIVKASPDRVSAPCPIYDQCGGCQIQHMSYAGQLAWKRQLVVDNLQRIGKLNVMVEDAETLASNKQDDKEGAEQRVQDDASVGDANQTTGQATSEVQMIGSNRIRLRLEGVMNEEDTEQGIRVLPTMGMDEPWRYRNKAQVPIGAAEGGLVGGFYAKGSHRIIDMESCLIQHEHNDEVVAKVKEIGSHFGISAYNEETGRGLLRHVVVKKAFRTGEMMLVLVTNGRDIPYKDEWIGSIREAIPHVASICQNVNKKQTNVIFGDETRVLWGRDVIYDFIGDVQFAISPRSFYQVNPVQTEVLYGKTVEYAGLTGKETVIDAYCGIGTISLFLAQHADQVYGVEIVPEAIEDARSNALLNEMRNVKFEVGASEDVIPRWKEQGIEADVIVVDPPRKGCDPRLLDTILEMKPERVVYVSCNPSTLARDLRVLEDGGYRTVEVTPVDMFPHTVHVEVVIGMQRKDT; the protein is encoded by the coding sequence TTGTCTAATACGAACCGCAGCGGTCGTGGAAAAAACCGCCGGAATTCGGCTGCCTCTCAGGGGCAAGGGAACGCTTCAGCGTCCCGTCAGCCAAGTCAATCATCTCGTCCATCACCACGTCAGCAAGGAAAAGAGGTGCGGCCACAAGGCGCATCTCTTTCTGCCGTTCGTCCTAAGGGGAGAGCGCGTGAATCTGCACCAATCGAAGGTCTGCCCGTTAGCAAAAATGAAGAGACCGTCATCGACATCATTGGCATGAACCATGACGGTGAGGGTGTAGGTCGTGCGAATGGATACACGCTCTTTGTGCAGGGTGCGCTTCCAGGTGAAACCGTACGTGTGCGCGTATTGAAGACCAAGAAGCAGTATGGCTATGCCAAAATGCTGGAGATCGTGAAGGCAAGCCCGGATCGTGTGTCTGCGCCATGCCCAATCTACGATCAGTGCGGCGGCTGTCAGATCCAGCATATGAGCTATGCTGGACAGCTTGCGTGGAAACGCCAGTTGGTGGTCGATAATTTGCAGCGGATTGGCAAGTTGAATGTGATGGTGGAGGATGCGGAGACGTTGGCATCCAACAAGCAGGATGATAAAGAGGGCGCCGAACAACGGGTGCAGGATGACGCTTCAGTTGGTGATGCGAATCAAACAACTGGACAGGCTACTTCTGAAGTGCAAATGATTGGCAGCAATCGTATTCGCCTTCGGCTCGAAGGTGTCATGAACGAAGAAGATACGGAGCAGGGCATTCGTGTACTGCCAACAATGGGCATGGACGAGCCATGGCGCTATCGGAATAAGGCACAGGTACCTATCGGTGCAGCCGAGGGTGGCTTGGTAGGTGGATTTTACGCTAAAGGAAGCCATCGGATCATCGATATGGAGAGCTGTCTTATTCAGCATGAGCACAATGACGAAGTGGTTGCGAAGGTGAAAGAGATCGGCAGTCATTTTGGAATCAGTGCCTATAACGAAGAGACAGGTCGCGGCCTGCTGCGCCATGTGGTTGTGAAGAAGGCGTTCCGTACAGGCGAGATGATGCTTGTTCTGGTTACGAATGGTCGAGACATTCCGTACAAAGACGAATGGATTGGCAGTATCCGTGAAGCCATTCCGCATGTGGCGAGCATCTGCCAGAACGTGAACAAAAAACAGACCAACGTTATCTTTGGCGATGAGACCCGCGTTCTCTGGGGACGTGATGTAATCTATGACTTTATTGGCGATGTGCAGTTTGCGATCTCTCCGCGTTCGTTCTACCAAGTGAATCCGGTGCAGACGGAAGTGCTGTACGGGAAAACTGTAGAGTACGCCGGACTGACCGGCAAAGAAACCGTAATTGATGCCTATTGCGGCATCGGAACGATCTCTCTTTTCCTGGCGCAACATGCAGATCAGGTGTACGGGGTAGAGATTGTACCTGAAGCGATTGAGGATGCTCGCAGCAATGCGCTCTTGAACGAGATGCGTAACGTGAAGTTTGAAGTTGGCGCATCCGAGGACGTTATTCCACGCTGGAAAGAACAAGGCATTGAAGCTGACGTGATCGTTGTCGATCCGCCGCGTAAGGGCTGCGATCCACGTTTGCTGGATACAATCCTTGAGATGAAGCCGGAGCGCGTGGTGTATGTGAGTTGTAATCCGAGTACGCTGGCACGTGATCTACGTGTGCTGGAGGATGGCGGGTATCGCACGGTTGAGGTAACGCCGGTGGATATGTTCCCACACACTGTGCATGTGGAGGTCGTAATAGGAATGCAACGCAAAGATACCTAG
- a CDS encoding ParA family protein — MTKVIALANQKGGVGKTTTAVNLGIGLIKEGKRVLLVDADAQGNLTDSLGYREPDSIPVSLATLLIKTMMEESFDSQEGILQHQEGVALMPGNIELSAVEVSLVNTMSRETILRSYIDQVKSNYDYVLIDCMPSLGMLTINALAAADSVIIPVQAHYLPAKGMAQLLQTIARVRRQINPKLAVDGVLLTMVDSRTNFAKDIAHVLRHEYGDKLRVFQDEIPLSIRAAETSAKGKSIYAHDPNGQAAKAYMAFTKEVQRIGSERRQTRQHQAEHGR; from the coding sequence ATGACAAAGGTAATCGCCCTGGCTAATCAAAAGGGCGGTGTGGGCAAAACAACAACGGCTGTAAATTTAGGAATTGGCTTAATTAAGGAAGGCAAAAGGGTACTTCTAGTGGATGCGGATGCGCAAGGGAATTTGACAGATTCCTTGGGCTACCGGGAACCAGACAGCATTCCTGTTTCGTTAGCTACTTTGCTTATCAAAACGATGATGGAGGAGTCCTTCGATTCACAAGAAGGAATTTTGCAGCATCAGGAAGGTGTCGCACTCATGCCAGGCAATATTGAGTTATCAGCGGTTGAGGTTTCTCTTGTAAACACGATGAGCCGTGAAACGATTCTGCGCTCATATATAGATCAGGTAAAGTCAAATTATGATTATGTTCTTATTGATTGCATGCCAAGCCTGGGGATGCTGACAATTAATGCCTTGGCAGCAGCAGATAGTGTCATTATTCCGGTACAGGCGCATTATTTGCCAGCAAAGGGAATGGCTCAGCTTTTGCAAACCATTGCCCGTGTACGCCGTCAAATTAATCCGAAACTGGCGGTGGATGGCGTGCTGCTTACGATGGTAGACAGCCGCACTAACTTTGCCAAGGATATTGCTCATGTGCTTCGGCATGAGTATGGGGACAAGCTGCGCGTCTTTCAGGATGAAATTCCCTTGTCCATCCGCGCGGCGGAAACGAGTGCCAAGGGAAAGAGCATCTACGCGCATGATCCAAATGGTCAGGCTGCGAAGGCTTATATGGCTTTTACGAAGGAGGTGCAGCGTATTGGCAGCGAAAGACGACAGACGCGCCAGCATCAAGCTGAGCACGGTCGATGA
- a CDS encoding diacylglycerol kinase has translation MKKARLIYNPTSGREEMKKRLADILQRLDQGGIEASCHATTGEGDATREAELAIERGYDMIIAAGGDGTLYEVINGMAERENRPPLGVFPLGTTNDFARALGIPRQWEDYVDLVINQQLRPLDLGKANDKYFINIAGGGSLTELTYEVPSRLKTMIGQLAYYMKGIEKMASLSPQELIIRADGQEEIHDEFMLFLIANTNSVGGFEKLAPGATIDDGLFDVIGVRKCNLADMIRLVTLALRGEHLNDKKVVHFQTSHMEVTSPGYVQLNLDGELGGTLPATFTNLKHHLQLYR, from the coding sequence ATGAAAAAAGCTCGCTTAATATATAATCCGACCTCAGGCCGGGAAGAAATGAAGAAACGTCTGGCTGATATTTTGCAGCGTTTGGATCAAGGTGGTATTGAAGCTTCATGTCATGCAACAACAGGTGAAGGTGATGCAACCCGCGAAGCTGAACTCGCGATTGAACGCGGCTATGACATGATTATTGCTGCTGGTGGCGATGGTACGTTGTACGAAGTGATCAACGGTATGGCCGAACGGGAGAACCGTCCTCCGCTGGGTGTGTTTCCTTTGGGAACAACGAATGATTTTGCGCGTGCACTCGGCATTCCGAGACAGTGGGAAGATTACGTGGATCTGGTCATTAACCAGCAGCTTCGTCCGCTCGATCTGGGCAAAGCGAATGATAAATATTTTATCAACATCGCCGGTGGCGGATCATTAACTGAACTGACCTACGAAGTACCGAGTCGTCTGAAAACGATGATTGGGCAACTGGCCTATTATATGAAGGGTATTGAGAAAATGGCGAGCCTGTCTCCTCAGGAGCTGATTATTCGCGCCGACGGTCAGGAAGAGATTCATGATGAATTCATGTTATTCCTCATCGCCAATACCAATTCAGTTGGAGGCTTTGAGAAGTTGGCTCCAGGTGCAACCATTGACGATGGTCTGTTCGATGTGATCGGTGTCCGCAAATGTAATCTGGCTGACATGATCCGACTCGTAACGCTCGCGCTGCGTGGGGAGCATCTGAACGACAAGAAAGTGGTTCATTTCCAGACGAGTCATATGGAAGTTACCTCGCCAGGCTATGTGCAACTGAACCTTGATGGAGAGTTGGGCGGCACGCTGCCAGCCACATTTACGAACCTCAAGCATCATCTGCAATTGTATCGTTGA
- a CDS encoding ParB/RepB/Spo0J family partition protein produces MAAKDDRRASIKLSTVDDLFSTDESRADAQREKVMDIPLAEISEFPGHPFKVKADEAMLEMADSVKQYGVLVPGLVRQKPDGSYEMVAGHRRKKASELAGVETMPCIVRELDDDQATIIMVDSNLQRENISASEKAFAYRMKLEAMKRQGQRTDLTSAQVGRKLDGRESREILAEQVGESRNQISRYIRLTELTPTILEMVDEKQIAFNPAVELSYLSEKEQKDLYETMQSEDCTPSLAQGQRMKKLSQDGRLNMDVIFSILTEEKPNQKEKLHIQRERIDRFFPREFTEKQKEDLIVQLLEGWYRKRQREHER; encoded by the coding sequence TTGGCAGCGAAAGACGACAGACGCGCCAGCATCAAGCTGAGCACGGTCGATGATTTATTCTCGACAGATGAAAGCCGTGCTGATGCGCAACGGGAAAAAGTAATGGACATTCCACTTGCTGAAATCAGTGAGTTTCCCGGCCATCCCTTCAAGGTCAAGGCAGATGAAGCTATGCTGGAAATGGCAGATAGTGTGAAGCAATATGGAGTTCTTGTTCCAGGATTGGTACGTCAGAAGCCAGACGGCAGCTATGAGATGGTTGCGGGGCATCGGCGAAAAAAAGCCAGTGAGCTTGCGGGTGTAGAAACAATGCCGTGTATTGTAAGAGAACTGGACGACGACCAGGCAACAATCATAATGGTCGATAGCAATTTGCAAAGAGAGAACATTTCAGCGAGTGAGAAGGCCTTTGCTTATAGAATGAAACTGGAAGCGATGAAAAGGCAGGGTCAGCGAACGGATTTAACTTCCGCCCAAGTTGGGCGGAAGTTGGATGGGCGAGAATCAAGAGAAATACTTGCTGAACAAGTCGGAGAAAGTCGAAACCAAATTTCCCGTTACATCCGCCTAACCGAGCTCACCCCAACCATTCTTGAAATGGTGGATGAGAAGCAAATTGCCTTTAATCCAGCAGTAGAGCTATCTTACTTGTCCGAAAAAGAGCAGAAGGATCTCTACGAAACAATGCAGTCTGAGGATTGTACACCATCATTGGCACAGGGGCAGCGTATGAAGAAGCTAAGCCAGGATGGGCGACTGAATATGGATGTTATTTTCTCTATTCTTACGGAGGAGAAGCCAAATCAGAAGGAAAAGCTGCATATCCAGCGTGAAAGAATTGACCGTTTCTTCCCAAGGGAGTTCACTGAAAAGCAGAAGGAAGACCTCATTGTGCAGCTACTGGAGGGCTGGTATCGAAAGCGGCAGCGAGAACATGAGCGCTAA
- a CDS encoding restriction endonuclease subunit S, with protein MRNDKQVNYIWNRYNALRGYTAQSELQVALFLLKKTKDEFLLSSRKPTEQKAYELMLSISNSYGMKNPYPDSKTFFGAFMAMDDEDIDWEMVMASADPKGMFYIPKVLITEFEKHFNPNTKMVLIPEAEKFVPYLTELVTRHSDCEFFITTMNSVSKVLLDEMFKEYVNVIVEQTSIYEYEFSARKFDLILAVPIFGARERREDNGDFICREYEMIAVENLLLHLNSSGVLVIVLPARITFAAGSIKDLREFIQGMYKLEEIAELPTGIFSSTAIKTYMFTITTGRTEDVMIKRYDAASSNIKKNGINELVLIDDTFVMLEELLEMGYWNVDHIFAMVDEDWQHYQNSSIKKEELGNVAEVFRGKTINKKDDNGSFGVVNISNLNDYDIDYAGLDYIEEEERKVANYLLRDGDLLLPARGTAIRIAIYQEQKYPCIASSNIIVIRPNEKLLLGTYLKIFLDSPLGNKVLAGKQQGTVVNNISYKDLKTLEIPLPRVDEQKVIAEEYEMERSRYVESIRLAEGRWTEVMGRLQKTIMNVKQ; from the coding sequence ATGCGCAACGACAAGCAGGTGAACTATATTTGGAATCGTTATAATGCGTTGAGGGGATATACTGCTCAGTCAGAGTTGCAAGTTGCATTGTTCCTTTTAAAAAAGACAAAAGATGAATTTTTATTAAGTTCAAGAAAGCCTACTGAGCAGAAAGCTTATGAGCTAATGCTTTCAATATCAAATAGTTACGGAATGAAAAATCCATACCCGGATTCTAAGACGTTTTTTGGTGCTTTTATGGCTATGGATGATGAAGATATTGATTGGGAAATGGTAATGGCATCTGCAGATCCTAAAGGGATGTTTTACATACCAAAAGTTCTGATTACAGAATTTGAAAAACATTTTAATCCAAACACTAAGATGGTGTTGATACCTGAAGCTGAAAAATTTGTACCTTACCTTACTGAATTAGTAACTCGACATTCTGATTGTGAATTCTTCATAACTACCATGAATAGCGTGAGTAAAGTTCTTCTCGACGAAATGTTTAAGGAGTATGTCAATGTTATTGTCGAGCAGACAAGTATTTATGAGTATGAGTTTTCAGCAAGGAAGTTTGATTTAATTCTGGCTGTACCTATATTTGGAGCGAGAGAACGAAGAGAAGATAACGGAGATTTCATTTGTAGGGAATATGAAATGATAGCTGTAGAAAATTTACTATTACACTTGAATAGCTCGGGAGTACTGGTAATTGTACTTCCAGCCCGGATAACTTTTGCTGCGGGATCGATTAAAGATTTAAGAGAGTTTATACAAGGCATGTATAAATTGGAGGAAATAGCTGAGCTACCAACTGGGATATTTTCATCTACTGCTATTAAGACATATATGTTTACGATCACAACTGGGCGAACAGAAGATGTAATGATTAAGAGGTACGATGCTGCTTCAAGCAACATTAAAAAAAATGGAATCAATGAACTGGTTCTTATAGATGATACATTTGTTATGCTGGAAGAGTTATTGGAAATGGGTTACTGGAATGTTGATCATATCTTTGCGATGGTGGATGAAGATTGGCAGCATTATCAGAACTCAAGTATTAAAAAAGAAGAATTAGGTAATGTTGCTGAAGTTTTTCGCGGAAAGACGATCAACAAAAAAGATGACAATGGTAGTTTTGGGGTTGTAAATATATCGAATCTTAATGATTATGACATTGATTATGCGGGTCTTGATTACATCGAGGAGGAAGAGCGTAAAGTTGCAAATTACTTACTTAGAGATGGGGATCTATTACTACCAGCGCGTGGAACAGCGATCAGAATAGCAATTTATCAAGAACAGAAGTATCCTTGCATCGCGTCATCAAACATTATTGTAATAAGACCGAATGAAAAACTGCTTTTAGGGACATATCTAAAAATTTTCTTGGATAGCCCATTGGGGAACAAAGTTTTAGCAGGAAAACAGCAAGGAACGGTTGTCAATAATATTAGCTATAAAGACTTGAAAACGTTAGAAATTCCGTTGCCCAGGGTCGATGAACAAAAGGTGATTGCAGAAGAATATGAGATGGAACGTTCCAGATATGTAGAAAGCATTCGACTTGCTGAGGGTAGATGGACTGAAGTTATGGGGCGTCTTCAAAAAACTATTATGAATGTGAAACAATAA
- a CDS encoding PIN-like domain-containing protein, with translation MNYNESEIWNESVLVFDSSSILRLYEWYFNKSLELKDIFDCKTQSIVLLEQVKKETTRVFEERIELKKDKYLEATNFFVNHSNKEKALRTLKKQSDGYKYSEAFLALLQGYLEGTIKNEEIIKYINITDHQNNLLIEENKLSLLFKEFFSSEYLTKLLQEDIEEKYNHDKDKGLPGYKDKAKGENKMGDYIILNQLVEIANENECVITFITADVKPDWFPFNQRTNQRELNPSVIEWFSKEISKKSQVNVITLVDLLKIAQKYISDDITSLVDETIIYSLVEEKYGEWYPEDLMDKVTEYIEENSDIQLEIESAVDSCLDYLQFGENEDYSLDSIDYIIDGDEVIVKLHINFYLSLDASAHAGGETMELGSPSCHFAGIISGAIPLEWKSKQTGAISIDSQLEEIEIESISLLSVTSLYPDDEDDHDEPDDYYEQDEYDEPDNYYEPEEFDEPEENTEPDDYYELEDYDDSDD, from the coding sequence ATGAATTATAATGAAAGTGAGATATGGAACGAATCAGTTTTAGTTTTTGATAGTTCTAGTATTTTAAGATTATACGAATGGTATTTTAATAAGTCCTTAGAACTTAAAGATATTTTTGATTGTAAGACACAAAGTATAGTTCTCTTAGAGCAAGTGAAAAAAGAAACCACACGAGTTTTTGAAGAACGAATTGAATTAAAGAAGGATAAGTATTTGGAAGCAACAAATTTTTTCGTAAATCATTCTAATAAAGAGAAGGCTCTAAGAACACTAAAAAAGCAAAGTGATGGATATAAATATTCAGAAGCTTTTCTTGCCTTATTGCAAGGTTATTTGGAAGGAACTATAAAGAATGAAGAAATTATAAAGTACATTAATATAACCGATCATCAGAACAATTTACTTATTGAAGAAAATAAATTGTCCCTTTTGTTTAAAGAGTTCTTTTCCAGTGAGTACCTCACAAAGCTTTTACAAGAGGATATAGAAGAAAAATACAATCATGATAAGGATAAAGGACTACCTGGATATAAAGATAAAGCAAAAGGCGAAAACAAGATGGGCGATTATATTATATTGAATCAACTGGTTGAAATCGCTAATGAAAACGAGTGTGTCATCACCTTTATAACTGCTGATGTAAAACCTGACTGGTTTCCATTTAATCAAAGGACAAACCAACGTGAATTAAACCCATCTGTTATTGAGTGGTTTAGTAAGGAGATTTCAAAAAAATCACAAGTAAATGTTATTACTTTGGTCGATTTGCTGAAAATAGCTCAAAAGTATATTAGTGACGACATTACCAGTTTAGTTGATGAAACTATTATTTATAGTTTGGTAGAGGAGAAGTATGGAGAATGGTATCCTGAAGATTTAATGGATAAAGTAACCGAATATATTGAGGAGAATAGTGATATACAACTGGAAATAGAGAGTGCTGTTGATAGTTGTTTGGACTATCTCCAATTTGGTGAGAATGAGGATTACAGTTTAGATAGTATTGATTATATAATTGATGGAGACGAGGTCATTGTAAAGCTTCATATAAACTTTTATTTATCTTTAGATGCATCTGCTCATGCTGGTGGTGAAACTATGGAGTTGGGAAGCCCTTCTTGTCACTTTGCAGGCATCATTAGTGGAGCCATTCCGCTTGAATGGAAGTCAAAGCAAACTGGAGCAATTTCTATTGATTCCCAACTAGAGGAGATTGAGATCGAATCTATTTCGCTTTTAAGTGTTACTTCACTATATCCTGATGATGAAGATGATCATGATGAACCAGATGATTATTATGAGCAAGACGAATATGATGAACCAGATAATTATTATGAACCAGAAGAATTTGACGAGCCGGAGGAAAATACCGAACCAGATGACTATTACGAACTGGAAGATTACGATGATTCGGATGATTAA